In Humulus lupulus chromosome 7, drHumLupu1.1, whole genome shotgun sequence, the following are encoded in one genomic region:
- the LOC133789611 gene encoding uncharacterized protein LOC133789611: protein MSYTQESKGLQLKLANEFKAAKSKLEAELKEKSSRVEELEMLNTELREKSARAEELEKLNAKLVEDKKVTFEIMEGEKARLLEEFKQRKDRAVDMTMYMIWANNVDLDTSFLGSFEDELLAKWQAWPEAEEAAQEEAEKAKEGSSAAKGDAPAS, encoded by the coding sequence ATGTCCTATACTCAGGAGTCGAAGGGTCTCCAGCTTAAGCTCGCTAATGAGTTCAAAGCTGCAaagtcaaagctggaggctgagcTTAAAGAGAAAAGCTccagggttgaggagcttgagatGTTGAACACCGAGCTCAGAGAGAAGAGCGCCAGGGCTGAGGAGCTTGAAAAGTTGAATGCCAAGCTCGTGGAGGATAAAAAGGtcaccttcgagataatggagggcgaaaaggctcgtctcctcgAAGAGTTTAAGCAGAGGAAGGATCGAGCAGTTGACATGACCATGTACATGATTTGGGCCAACAACGTCGATCTTGACACAAGCTTCTTGGGCTCCTTTGAGGACGAGCTTCTGGCTAAATGGCAAGCTTGGCCGGAGGCGGAAGAAGCTGCTCAGGAGGAAGCTGAAAAGGCTAAGGAGGGGTCAAGTGCTGCCAAGGGGGATGCTCCTGCCTCCTAG